From the Montipora capricornis isolate CH-2021 chromosome 2, ASM3666992v2, whole genome shotgun sequence genome, one window contains:
- the LOC138039222 gene encoding uncharacterized protein yields MILYVHIPGIWNGIWSDMYIETTFMRYGHAPGGIIGITLKPEALKTWALGLHICSRLEEDISDIVNGDAQSTQDTHKEETKARIASDGKDRQSIRKKLDLCVDPLDTGSHPVNIVNIVTGQIADSSVNVQDALAIGKKSMKEFEGGWPEGFSGPISKKVKTIADCHKFIKVGSKKVFDTTVIYSRVIGVQASSREIDIEKVISHELAPVPTSMFHDDGSMRICKGKSDLKKRLAIETSPRQCNSVNAVVLDGSAILWIVHWPAKGAVVDYIENFKKFLVKKLEDSDVYLIFDRYPDYSTKSVTRDARECTASRVFQLSEQAPLPPQNVILTVSKNKVQLMSMICSNITKDKTFHSQHSARHKLVITGSDLVPTEIHHGATKARHDMRTSHEEADNIIVQQAIKCAEEQPRLSTVVIADDTDVFVLLLYHYLNEKLTSPMFMVSPIQQRSTIDIRATVQAHQKIIPSLLGAHALSGCDTVPTYYGIGKGTVIRTLLAAPDSLSLLGCLDATLSDVVDQATTFIGACYSKNIKDTTMSGFRYKVWAAKFGKTSSSTPKIETLPPSTEAFTQNVKRAHLQACVWKEAVCSDPPDVDPVNFGYSRHEPSKSLLPVTVPADVPLAPDEIMKLIKCSCEGPSPCRTQRCSCSRLKLPCTLFCKCNAGSECLNDLTKTVTSQPDVRN; encoded by the exons ATGATCTTGTATGTACACATTCCCGGTATCTGGAATGGAATTTGGAGCGACATGTACATTGAGACCACGTTCATGCGTTATGGTCACGCTCCGGGTGGCATCATAGGCATCACACTTAAGCCAGAGGCTTTGAAGACGTGGGCTCTTGGTCTTCATATTTGTAGCCGATTAGAGGAGGACATTTCCGATATTGTAAACGGGGATGCCCAAAGCACCCAAGACACCCACAAAGAGGAGACCAAGGCAAGAATCGCCTCTGATGGCAAAGATCGTCAAAGCATCAGGAAGAAGTTAGACTTGTGCGTCGATCCATTGGATACAGGATCCCATCCGGTGAATATTGTGAACATTGTTACAGGGCAGATTGCAGACAGCTCAGTTAACGTCCAGGACGCACTAGCGATTGGCAAAAAGTCAATGAAGGAGTTCGAAGGTGGATGGCCAGAAGGGTTTAGTGGACCCATTTCAAAGAAGGTCAAGACCATTGCCGACTGTCACAAGTTCATTAAAGTTGGTTCAAAGAAGGTATTCGACACAACTGTTATATACAGCCGAGTTATAGGAGTCCAAGCCAGCTCACGAGAGATTGACATAGAGAAAGTGATCAGTCATGAACTGGCTCCAGTGCCAACTTCTATGTTTCACGACGATGGCAGCATGAGAATATGTAAAGGAAAGTCCGACCTCAAGAAGCGGCTGGCAATAGAGACATCGCCACGACAATGCAATTCAGTAAATGCTGTTGTACTTGATGGATCGGCAATCCTGTGGATCGTTCATTGGCCAGCTAAGGGAGCTGTTGTGGACTACATCGAGAATTTCAAGAAGTTTCTAGTGAAGAAGCTCGAAGATTCAGACGTGTATCTGATTTTTGATCGATACCCTGACTACAGCACCAAGAGCGTGACTCGCGATGCAAGGGAATGTACAGCTAGCAGAGTGTTCCAGCTTTCTGAACAAGCCCCTTTGCCACCCCAGAACGTGATATTGACTGTTTCCAAGAACAAGGTTCAACTGATGTCTATGATCTGCAGTAACATTACAAAGGACAAGACCTTCCACTCTCAGCATTCAGCTCGGCACAAACTAGTGATCACag gTAGTGATCTGGTCCCTACAGAGATCCATCATGGAGCTACAAAAGCGAGGCATGACATGAGAACCTCACACGAAGAGGCCGACAACATTATAGTTCAG CAAGCTATCAAGTGCGCAGAAGAGCAACCGCGGTTATCCACAGTCGTAATTGCTGATGACACAGATGTGTTTGTCTTACTTCTGTATCACTACCTAAACGAAAAACTTACTTCGCCGATGTTCATGGTCTCCCCGATCCAACAGCGATCCACCATCGACATCAGAGCCACCGTCCAAGCACATCAAAAGATCATCCCTTCCTTACTGGGAGCACATGCCTTGTCAGGGTGTGATACCGTCCCAACATACTATGGCATTGGAAAAGGTACCGTCATTCGAACCCTACTAGCGGCTCCAGACTCGCTTAGCCTCCTTGGCTGTCTTGATGCAACGCTCTCTGATGTTGTCGATCAAGCTACCACATTTATTGGCGCATGCTATAGCAAGAACATCAAAGACACAACAATGTCAGGTTTCCGCTACAAAGTTTGGGCGGCCAAGTTTGGAAAAACATCAAGCTCAACGCCGAAGATCGAGACCCTGCCACCCTCGACAGAGGCATTTACCCAGAATGTAAAGAGAGCTCATCTTCAAGCATGTGTATGGAAAGAAGCAGTGTGTAGTGATCCTCCAGACGTTGACCCAGTCAACTTTGGTTACTCCAGACACGAACCTTCAAAGTCATTACTGCCGGTAACTGTCCCAGCTGATGTCCCTCTCGCCCCAGATGAGATAATGAAGCTGATCAAATGTAGCTGTGAGGGACCAAGTCCATGCAGAACACAGAGATGTAGTTGCAGTCGCCTCAAATTACCTTGCACTCTGTTTTGCAAGTGTAATGCTGGAAGTGAATGTCTGAACGACCTAACCAAAACCGTAACTTCACAACCTGATGTGCGGAATTGA